In Oscillospiraceae bacterium, a genomic segment contains:
- a CDS encoding uroporphyrinogen decarboxylase family protein: MNQSSSLEKSIQKYRDFLAVKPGVPLYKREFGYYVLDKWIEQGYLKPRDEVSDYSAYLRQTFNFDEPAVCTLYGLGGCEAALYPKFDEKVLQDRGDYELVQDFAGRHVLCFKGRRSGFMPEYVDHPVKDMNTWEREIKWRMNPDTPGRETLSSDQLTAAAEGQKKGMIVEQLLVGGYMYLRSLMGPEELLYKFYDEPELIHACMKQWFELADAVTARHQEKVAIDDFFLSEDICYNRGPLISPDMIKEFLFPYYTQLYQNVKKRNPPGYTTHFQVDTDGFCEPVIDLYRSIGVNYFSPFEIASFNDPIAVSERYPDMKMHGAIDKRVLATTPDGIDRYLEKLLPPLRRRGGFFPTCDHGVPEEVSFENYVHFRKRIDEYSE; encoded by the coding sequence TTGAATCAATCGTCTTCGCTTGAAAAATCCATTCAAAAATACCGCGATTTTCTCGCGGTCAAACCGGGCGTACCGCTGTACAAGCGGGAATTCGGTTATTATGTGCTTGACAAATGGATTGAGCAGGGTTATTTAAAGCCGCGCGACGAAGTGTCGGATTATTCGGCATATTTGCGTCAAACATTCAATTTTGACGAACCTGCGGTCTGTACGCTATACGGATTGGGCGGCTGCGAAGCGGCTCTTTACCCGAAATTCGATGAAAAAGTGCTCCAAGACCGGGGCGATTACGAGCTGGTGCAGGATTTCGCCGGGCGGCATGTGCTGTGCTTCAAAGGCCGCCGCAGCGGATTTATGCCCGAATATGTTGATCATCCCGTCAAGGATATGAATACCTGGGAGCGCGAAATCAAGTGGCGCATGAATCCCGACACACCGGGGCGCGAGACCCTTTCAAGCGATCAGCTCACAGCGGCTGCCGAGGGTCAAAAAAAGGGCATGATCGTGGAACAGCTACTGGTCGGCGGTTATATGTATCTGCGTTCGCTGATGGGTCCGGAGGAACTGCTGTATAAGTTTTACGACGAGCCGGAACTGATCCATGCCTGCATGAAACAATGGTTTGAACTGGCTGACGCCGTCACCGCCCGCCACCAGGAAAAAGTGGCCATCGACGATTTCTTTTTGTCGGAGGACATCTGCTACAACCGCGGCCCGCTGATCTCGCCGGACATGATCAAAGAATTTTTATTCCCCTATTACACACAGTTGTACCAAAACGTGAAAAAACGCAATCCGCCTGGATATACGACGCATTTTCAGGTGGACACCGACGGCTTCTGCGAACCGGTCATCGACCTATACCGCAGCATCGGCGTCAACTATTTCAGCCCGTTCGAAATCGCGTCTTTCAACGACCCCATCGCCGTTTCGGAACGTTATCCCGATATGAAAATGCACGGCGCGATCGACAAGCGGGTGCTGGCGACCACACCCGACGGGATCGACCGGTATCTTGAAAAACTGCTGCCGCCGTTGCGCAGACGCGGGGGATTTTTCCCGACCTGCGACCACGGCGTGCCCGAAGAGGTCAGTTTCGAAAACTATGTGCACTTCCGCAAGCGCATTGACGAATATTCCGAATAG
- a CDS encoding 2-oxoacid:acceptor oxidoreductase family protein, with protein MTHNILIAGFGGQGVLFAGKVLAYGGLCDGKEISWLPSYGPEMRGGTCNCSVCVSDQPIGSPLVTNPDILVAMNRPSLEKFIDAVVPGGTVIIDSSIVDVKIDRSDITVCKLPATELAEQNDLKGLGNMVLVGRLNQVCKVLSAEGLDKGLVKCVPARKPEMVDFNRKAIEIGKA; from the coding sequence ATGACCCATAATATTTTAATCGCCGGATTCGGCGGACAGGGCGTGCTGTTTGCCGGAAAAGTGCTGGCTTACGGCGGTCTCTGCGACGGAAAGGAAATTTCCTGGCTGCCGTCCTACGGTCCGGAGATGCGCGGCGGCACCTGCAACTGCAGCGTGTGCGTTTCCGATCAGCCAATCGGCTCGCCGCTCGTAACCAACCCCGATATTCTCGTCGCCATGAATCGCCCGTCGCTCGAAAAATTCATCGATGCGGTCGTTCCCGGCGGCACAGTGATCATTGACAGCTCGATTGTAGACGTCAAAATCGATCGGAGCGACATCACCGTCTGCAAACTGCCCGCAACCGAATTGGCCGAGCAAAACGATTTAAAAGGTCTCGGCAACATGGTGTTGGTCGGGCGGCTCAATCAGGTATGCAAGGTGCTGAGCGCCGAAGGACTGGACAAAGGCCTTGTGAAGTGCGTGCCTGCGCGCAAACCCGAGATGGTTGATTTTAATCGCAAAGCGATTGAAATAGGGAAAGCGTAA
- a CDS encoding XRE family transcriptional regulator, which translates to MEQTVEIAQRIAGLRDACGYTQAEFAKMIGIDSETYAGYEKNGDDIPISVLYKIAGLCGVDFTEILTGTAAKLTTYHIVKKGKGKPVDRFTGYSYEDLAFRYSHKVMQPLLVTLDPTNEPAELVSHSGQEFNYIVSGTVVVSFDGQEFALTEGDSIYFNPAYPHGQRCGGDTQAVFLTVITN; encoded by the coding sequence GTGGAACAGACAGTCGAAATCGCCCAGCGCATTGCTGGACTGCGCGACGCCTGCGGCTACACACAGGCAGAATTCGCAAAAATGATCGGCATTGACTCGGAGACTTATGCCGGATATGAGAAAAACGGCGATGACATCCCGATCAGCGTGCTGTATAAAATTGCGGGACTCTGCGGCGTCGATTTCACCGAGATTCTGACGGGTACGGCTGCCAAGCTGACCACTTACCACATTGTCAAAAAGGGCAAGGGCAAGCCGGTCGACCGATTCACCGGATACAGTTATGAGGATTTGGCATTCCGCTATTCTCATAAGGTGATGCAGCCGCTTTTGGTCACGCTCGATCCGACGAACGAACCCGCTGAATTGGTGAGCCACAGCGGGCAGGAATTCAATTATATTGTCAGCGGTACGGTCGTTGTTTCTTTCGATGGGCAGGAATTTGCGCTCACCGAAGGGGACAGCATTTATTTCAACCCGGCGTATCCGCACGGGCAGCGCTGCGGCGGTGATACACAGGCGGTGTTTTTGACCGTGATTACGAATTGA
- a CDS encoding 3-methyl-2-oxobutanoate dehydrogenase subunit VorB, whose amino-acid sequence MSEKVLMKGNEALAEAAIAAGCRHFFGYPITPQTEVAAYMAKRMPKVGGTYLQAESEVAAINMVYGASAAGARVMTSSSSPGISLKGEGISYLAGADLPALIINVQRGGPGLGGIQPSQSDYWQATRATGHGDFHILVFAPSTVQESVDLVAKAFELGDKYRMPAMILSDGMLGQMMEPVILPEKQITPPVKEWATSGTQGKRKHNIVNSLYIQPDELERLVRERFQKYAEIEKTEVMAESYLTADADLVIVAYGASSRVSRSAVNALRAKGLKVGLLRPITLWPFPKAAIRACIPTAKKFLTVEMSMGQMVDDVRLAVNGERPVEFYGRTGGVIPTPAEIAVAAEKLL is encoded by the coding sequence ATGTCTGAAAAAGTGCTTATGAAGGGGAACGAGGCGTTGGCCGAGGCCGCAATTGCTGCCGGCTGCCGTCATTTCTTCGGTTACCCCATCACCCCGCAGACCGAAGTGGCCGCGTATATGGCAAAGCGCATGCCCAAGGTCGGCGGAACTTATCTGCAGGCCGAGAGCGAAGTCGCCGCGATCAATATGGTTTACGGCGCTTCTGCCGCCGGCGCGCGTGTCATGACCTCGTCATCTTCGCCCGGAATCAGCTTAAAAGGCGAGGGGATCTCTTATCTGGCGGGCGCCGATCTGCCTGCGCTGATCATCAACGTCCAGCGCGGAGGTCCGGGTTTGGGCGGCATTCAGCCCTCCCAGTCGGATTACTGGCAGGCGACCCGCGCCACGGGTCACGGCGATTTTCATATCCTCGTTTTCGCGCCGTCCACGGTGCAGGAGTCGGTTGACCTCGTCGCCAAGGCGTTTGAACTCGGCGACAAATACCGCATGCCCGCGATGATTCTGTCCGACGGGATGCTGGGTCAGATGATGGAACCGGTGATTCTGCCCGAAAAGCAGATCACGCCGCCCGTGAAAGAGTGGGCGACCAGCGGCACACAGGGCAAGCGCAAGCATAATATCGTCAATTCGCTCTATATTCAACCGGATGAACTCGAACGTCTGGTGCGGGAGCGGTTTCAAAAATATGCCGAGATTGAGAAGACCGAAGTCATGGCCGAGAGCTATCTGACCGCAGACGCCGATCTGGTTATTGTGGCCTACGGCGCGTCTTCGCGTGTCAGCCGCAGTGCCGTCAATGCTTTGCGTGCAAAGGGTCTGAAAGTGGGGCTGCTGCGCCCGATCACGCTCTGGCCGTTCCCGAAAGCGGCGATCCGCGCCTGCATCCCGACGGCGAAGAAGTTTTTGACGGTCGAGATGAGCATGGGTCAGATGGTCGACGACGTCCGGCTGGCGGTCAACGGCGAGCGTCCGGTCGAGTTTTACGGCAGAACCGGCGGCGTGATTCCCACCCCCGCTGAAATTGCTGTTGCCGCAGAGAAGCTGCTGTAA
- a CDS encoding uroporphyrinogen decarboxylase family protein, giving the protein MFRDIDMLADRARKFYADPNPAASIQIRGISELSPETMPPLNSFSFPADMEKYLELRAKNLEKYWERRAKLDDDIFPSIGPWYGIAEHTSFLGGEVDYTPDTSYNHTICPEWDDVAKLKLDPENPRLKMVTDGIKYYRENWGDKFVPKLRGADGPSDIINIVRGNEMFYDVYDEPEKIKALVDFSADAARFYLEAQKAAAGKVAGGYVTGFDIWLDGDSIGQVSEDASCMMSPDIFEELFLDGLKKTCAGFDAVMIHVHSLGKVMLPLFVTVPQIKVIEISNDPNADRCFDVWRQYEKTLADKVVIMTPTAEELRANADIIKRNKCLIWYYAKTLAEAEDAVKFIRGL; this is encoded by the coding sequence ATGTTCCGTGACATCGACATGCTGGCCGACCGCGCCAGAAAATTCTATGCAGACCCCAATCCCGCCGCATCCATCCAAATTCGCGGCATCTCCGAATTGTCCCCCGAAACCATGCCGCCGCTCAATTCCTTCTCGTTCCCGGCGGATATGGAGAAATATCTCGAACTGCGCGCCAAGAACCTCGAGAAGTATTGGGAACGCCGTGCAAAATTGGATGATGACATTTTTCCATCAATCGGGCCGTGGTACGGCATTGCCGAACATACCTCCTTTTTGGGCGGCGAAGTCGACTATACCCCCGACACCAGCTACAACCACACCATCTGCCCGGAATGGGACGACGTGGCTAAGTTGAAACTCGATCCCGAAAATCCGCGCCTGAAGATGGTCACCGACGGTATTAAATATTATCGCGAAAATTGGGGCGATAAGTTTGTGCCCAAACTGCGCGGCGCTGACGGTCCGTCGGATATTATCAATATCGTGCGCGGCAACGAGATGTTCTACGACGTCTACGACGAACCCGAAAAGATCAAAGCGCTTGTCGATTTCAGCGCCGATGCCGCGCGTTTCTATTTGGAAGCGCAAAAGGCCGCTGCGGGTAAAGTAGCCGGTGGTTATGTGACCGGTTTCGATATCTGGCTCGACGGCGACAGCATCGGTCAGGTCTCCGAGGACGCCTCCTGCATGATGTCGCCGGATATTTTCGAGGAGTTGTTCCTCGACGGGTTGAAAAAGACCTGCGCAGGCTTTGACGCCGTTATGATTCACGTCCATTCGCTGGGCAAGGTCATGCTGCCGCTGTTTGTCACCGTGCCGCAGATTAAGGTGATTGAAATCTCCAACGACCCCAACGCCGACCGTTGCTTCGACGTCTGGCGGCAATACGAAAAAACCCTCGCGGATAAAGTTGTCATTATGACACCGACCGCCGAGGAACTGCGCGCAAACGCCGACATCATTAAGCGCAACAAATGCCTGATTTGGTACTATGCCAAAACTCTCGCCGAAGCCGAGGATGCGGTCAAGTTTATAAGAGGTTTGTAG
- a CDS encoding AMP-binding protein, which yields MLEKFLPRVDFSSYEDFKRNYQVNIPADFNFAYDIVDGWAKEQPAKTALVWCDDHGGKRSFTFSDIAALSARTANYLRSLGIGKGDVVLLILRRRWEYWVAANAVHKLGAVLIPGSLQLTQKDIAYRANAAGIKAIIAVDDPFVVEQVELAQPKAPSLAVKILVGQKKDGWESFEKIDEFPDQIERVQNDVKDTFLIYFTSGTTGMPKMVRHDFSYPLGHIVTAKYWQCVQEDKLHMSVSDSGWAKFGWGKIYGQWICGAVIFAYDMDKFVPKNLLQKIQDYKLTTFCAPPTMYRFMLTEDVSVYDLSSVERWCLAGEPLNPEIFRKWEQLTGKKMAEGFGQSESSVMLANFPWFDPIPGSMGKPSPLYDIALLDADGNPCEDGDEGEIAVMNARSAPPAGLFTGYFHDEENTNKSFQEGVYNLKDVAWRDSEGYYWFVGRHDDVIKCSGYRIGPFEVESALLEHKAVLECAVTAAPDPIRGQVVKATIVLKAGFTGSPELIKELQNHVKKVTAPYKYPRVVEFVAELPKTLGGKIKRAQIRRNDSDGN from the coding sequence ATGCTCGAAAAATTTCTGCCGCGCGTTGACTTTTCCTCCTATGAGGACTTTAAACGCAATTATCAAGTGAATATTCCGGCGGATTTTAACTTCGCTTACGATATCGTCGACGGCTGGGCAAAAGAACAGCCCGCTAAGACCGCGTTGGTCTGGTGCGACGATCACGGCGGCAAGCGTTCTTTTACCTTTTCCGATATCGCCGCTCTTTCCGCAAGGACCGCCAACTACCTGCGCTCTCTCGGCATCGGTAAAGGCGATGTGGTATTGCTGATTCTGCGACGCCGCTGGGAATACTGGGTCGCCGCCAACGCCGTCCATAAACTCGGCGCGGTGCTGATTCCCGGCTCGCTGCAACTGACCCAAAAAGACATCGCTTACCGTGCCAACGCCGCTGGAATCAAGGCCATTATCGCCGTCGATGACCCGTTCGTCGTCGAGCAGGTCGAACTGGCGCAGCCCAAGGCCCCGTCGCTGGCCGTGAAAATTTTAGTCGGTCAGAAAAAAGACGGCTGGGAGAGTTTCGAAAAAATCGATGAATTTCCCGATCAGATCGAGCGCGTGCAAAACGACGTCAAAGACACGTTTTTGATCTATTTTACCTCCGGTACGACCGGCATGCCTAAGATGGTGCGGCATGATTTTTCCTATCCGCTCGGGCATATCGTCACGGCAAAATACTGGCAGTGTGTTCAGGAAGACAAGCTGCATATGAGCGTCTCGGACAGCGGTTGGGCAAAGTTCGGTTGGGGCAAGATTTACGGTCAATGGATTTGCGGTGCGGTGATTTTTGCCTATGATATGGACAAGTTTGTGCCGAAGAACCTTTTACAAAAGATACAGGATTATAAACTGACAACCTTCTGCGCGCCGCCGACCATGTACCGTTTTATGCTGACCGAGGACGTTTCGGTTTATGATTTATCTAGCGTTGAGCGGTGGTGTCTGGCCGGAGAGCCGCTCAATCCCGAGATTTTCCGCAAGTGGGAACAGCTGACTGGCAAGAAGATGGCCGAGGGCTTCGGACAGAGTGAGAGCAGTGTGATGCTGGCCAACTTCCCTTGGTTTGACCCGATTCCGGGTTCTATGGGAAAGCCGTCTCCCCTTTATGATATCGCCTTGCTTGATGCCGACGGTAATCCCTGCGAGGACGGCGACGAGGGCGAAATTGCCGTGATGAATGCGCGTTCCGCACCGCCGGCGGGCTTGTTTACCGGATATTTTCACGATGAGGAAAATACGAATAAGTCCTTTCAGGAGGGCGTTTACAACCTGAAGGATGTGGCATGGCGGGACAGCGAGGGCTATTACTGGTTCGTCGGGCGGCATGACGACGTGATCAAATGTTCTGGATACCGCATCGGGCCGTTTGAGGTCGAGAGTGCGCTGCTCGAACATAAAGCGGTGCTCGAATGTGCCGTGACGGCAGCCCCCGACCCCATTCGTGGTCAGGTGGTCAAAGCGACAATCGTATTGAAAGCGGGATTTACGGGCAGTCCGGAACTGATTAAGGAGCTGCAGAATCATGTAAAAAAGGTCACTGCGCCGTATAAATATCCGCGTGTGGTAGAATTCGTCGCCGAACTGCCGAAGACGCTGGGCGGGAAGATCAAGCGGGCGCAGATTCGGAGGAATGACAGCGACGGAAACTAA
- a CDS encoding thiamine pyrophosphate-dependent enzyme — protein MIVFERPKALCDVPLHYCPGCSHGIVHRLVAETLDELGVTGRTVGVAPVGCSVFAYNYFECDMVEAAHGRAPAVATGLRRALPDGIVFTYQGDGDLAAIGTAETVHAATRGENITVIFINNAIYGMTGGQMAPTSLPGQITQTTPYGRDVKTAGNPIRVCEMLSTLDGVALAQRVAVDSTKDIIAAKKAIKKAFEYQVAGLGYTIVEVVSTCPTNWGLSPIKSLEWLRENMLPYYPLGVYKDVKAKKE, from the coding sequence ATGATTGTTTTTGAGAGACCGAAAGCGCTTTGCGATGTGCCGCTGCATTATTGCCCCGGCTGTTCGCACGGAATTGTGCACCGGCTGGTGGCCGAGACGCTCGACGAATTGGGCGTAACGGGCCGCACGGTCGGCGTGGCACCGGTCGGCTGTTCGGTATTTGCTTATAATTATTTTGAATGCGATATGGTTGAGGCCGCACACGGACGTGCGCCGGCGGTTGCAACCGGATTACGCCGCGCTTTGCCGGATGGGATCGTTTTCACCTATCAGGGCGACGGCGATTTGGCTGCGATCGGCACTGCGGAGACCGTGCATGCGGCGACCCGCGGCGAGAATATCACCGTAATTTTTATCAACAACGCGATCTACGGCATGACCGGCGGTCAGATGGCGCCGACTTCACTGCCAGGACAGATCACGCAGACCACGCCTTACGGGCGCGACGTCAAGACCGCAGGCAACCCGATTCGGGTCTGTGAGATGCTCTCGACGCTGGACGGTGTGGCATTGGCACAGCGTGTCGCCGTGGACAGCACGAAAGACATCATCGCGGCAAAAAAAGCGATCAAAAAGGCGTTTGAGTACCAGGTTGCGGGGTTGGGATATACGATTGTGGAAGTCGTATCGACCTGCCCGACAAACTGGGGGCTTTCGCCGATCAAGTCGCTGGAGTGGCTGCGCGAAAACATGCTGCCGTATTATCCGCTGGGTGTTTATAAGGACGTTAAAGCGAAAAAGGAATAA
- a CDS encoding Gfo/Idh/MocA family oxidoreductase codes for MREIGFGIIGCGVISKWHAEAVAAIKGCKLIGATDRAKESAEAFAVKYNCKAFDTVEDLLACPDIDVVSICTPSGLHAQFCIQAADAGKHVITEKPMALTVADCDKIIEAADRNHVKICVISQLRFSHTVRSVKAAINDGQLGQMLCGDIYMKYHRDREYYLKSPWRGTWAMDGGGALMNQGVHGVDTIQYLMGPVKSVYANCRTLLHDIETEDTCSAVLEFKNGALGMIQATTSVTPGSGRRIELNGSKGTIVLLENAVVEWSVDGTAIPADILISSSVKSGYSDPTNIDIGGHISQISDMVEALRTGRNPAVDGREGKKPVEIICAIYESSKTGKRIDL; via the coding sequence GTGAGAGAAATCGGATTTGGCATTATCGGCTGCGGCGTGATTTCTAAATGGCACGCGGAAGCCGTCGCCGCGATTAAGGGCTGCAAATTGATCGGCGCGACCGACCGCGCCAAGGAGAGCGCCGAGGCATTCGCCGTGAAATACAACTGCAAGGCCTTCGATACCGTCGAGGATTTATTGGCATGCCCCGATATCGATGTGGTCAGCATCTGCACGCCCAGCGGGCTGCATGCGCAATTCTGCATTCAGGCCGCAGACGCCGGTAAACACGTTATCACCGAAAAACCGATGGCGCTCACCGTCGCCGACTGCGATAAAATCATCGAGGCCGCCGACCGCAATCACGTCAAAATCTGCGTGATTTCACAGCTGCGGTTTTCTCATACGGTGCGTTCGGTCAAAGCCGCCATCAACGACGGGCAGCTGGGCCAAATGCTCTGCGGCGACATCTATATGAAATACCACCGCGACCGCGAATATTATCTCAAGTCCCCGTGGCGCGGCACTTGGGCGATGGACGGCGGGGGCGCGCTGATGAATCAGGGTGTGCACGGCGTCGATACGATTCAATATCTGATGGGGCCGGTCAAGTCGGTCTACGCCAACTGCCGCACCCTTTTGCACGACATTGAGACCGAGGACACCTGTTCGGCGGTGCTTGAATTTAAGAACGGAGCTTTGGGCATGATTCAAGCCACCACTTCGGTGACGCCCGGTTCGGGCAGGCGTATTGAACTCAACGGTTCAAAAGGTACCATCGTGCTGCTTGAAAATGCGGTGGTCGAATGGTCGGTTGACGGTACAGCGATTCCCGCCGATATTCTGATTTCGTCTTCGGTGAAGAGCGGTTACAGCGACCCGACCAATATCGATATCGGCGGGCACATCAGCCAAATTTCAGATATGGTTGAAGCGCTGCGCACCGGCCGGAATCCTGCGGTCGACGGACGCGAAGGCAAAAAGCCGGTCGAGATTATCTGCGCGATCTATGAGTCGTCCAAAACCGGAAAACGGATCGATTTATAA
- the nagA gene encoding N-acetylglucosamine-6-phosphate deacetylase — translation MKTIYKNAKLVMPYRIIDGWLATENGVITALGAGAPTEKGDAEIDLKGNYLAPGFIEMHTHGGAGFDFADGTEEAFSACAKHYAKNGVTTLYPTLTTISPESSAEALSSFHKAKKANKNGSRMPGLHLEGPYFAYAMKGAQDPRFLRDPDPTEYLQILDSCPDIKRWSAAPELPGGMQFGRELRKRGIVAAMGHTDGLFEQLMEAYENGYTHMTHFYSAMSTVRRINAFRHSGAVEIGYMLDDVTIEIIGDGIHLPPELLRQIFKFKSHDKISLITDAMRGAGLPEGTTTMLGSFKDGMEVIIEDGVAKLMDRTAFAGSVATQPRLLKTVTAFAGIELTDGVKMMTLNPAKVMGIDHECGSLAIGKRADLVSFDPEIEVQITVIGGEKVAG, via the coding sequence GTGAAAACCATTTACAAAAACGCAAAACTGGTGATGCCGTACCGCATTATCGACGGCTGGCTTGCAACCGAGAACGGTGTCATTACCGCACTCGGCGCGGGCGCTCCGACCGAAAAGGGCGATGCGGAAATCGATTTGAAGGGCAATTATCTCGCGCCCGGTTTTATCGAGATGCACACCCATGGCGGGGCCGGATTTGACTTCGCCGACGGCACCGAGGAGGCCTTTTCGGCCTGTGCGAAACACTATGCCAAAAACGGTGTGACGACGCTCTATCCGACGCTGACCACCATCTCTCCGGAATCTTCCGCCGAGGCGCTCTCGTCTTTTCACAAAGCCAAAAAAGCCAATAAAAACGGCTCGCGAATGCCCGGTTTGCACCTCGAAGGGCCGTATTTTGCCTATGCGATGAAAGGTGCGCAGGATCCCCGGTTTCTGCGCGATCCCGACCCGACCGAGTATTTGCAGATTCTCGATTCCTGCCCCGACATCAAGCGCTGGAGCGCCGCGCCGGAACTGCCGGGCGGTATGCAATTCGGGCGCGAACTGCGCAAACGCGGTATTGTGGCCGCGATGGGTCACACCGACGGATTGTTTGAACAGCTGATGGAGGCCTACGAAAACGGCTACACCCATATGACGCATTTTTATTCCGCGATGTCAACGGTGCGGCGCATCAACGCCTTCCGGCACAGCGGCGCGGTCGAGATCGGCTATATGCTCGACGATGTGACAATCGAAATCATCGGCGACGGCATTCATCTGCCGCCCGAACTGCTGCGGCAGATTTTCAAATTCAAGAGCCATGACAAAATCTCGCTGATTACCGATGCGATGCGCGGTGCGGGACTGCCCGAGGGTACGACGACCATGCTCGGCTCGTTCAAAGACGGCATGGAGGTCATCATCGAAGACGGCGTAGCCAAGCTGATGGACCGCACGGCATTTGCGGGCAGTGTTGCGACGCAGCCGCGGCTTTTAAAGACGGTGACGGCTTTTGCGGGAATCGAACTGACCGATGGTGTGAAGATGATGACGCTGAATCCGGCAAAGGTCATGGGCATTGACCATGAATGCGGGTCGTTGGCGATCGGAAAGCGCGCCGACTTGGTGAGTTTCGACCCCGAAATCGAAGTTCAAATTACCGTGATCGGCGGCGAAAAGGTTGCCGGTTGA
- a CDS encoding M28 family peptidase, with product MTINGNRMYKNLKELDFERLSTTEGEKRGREIIAAKVRELGLEPKIELFKAPKYEIKKCKFEVTAPKYAEYEATGYGFSGNAAKDGLEAEFKYAELGEDIDLFDAKGKIVLLSNGAGYETYERLVKAGVVGFIGTSGTYRDRRSETDHDLRMLRENHIKHGQIPGVCIRMEDAVKLVSSKPEKVKITLEQDEGEGDSGNVIAEIKGTKYPDEVITYTAHYDSVVFSHGMYDNAAGSVILLELAAHFIKNPPLRTLRFIWCGSEERGLLGSKDYIKTHESELEKIRLSINVDLAGPVIGRDTVTVLAEEKVCHAIEFMYKEMGRPMSVRWDTYSSDCIPFADKGIPAINFIRFGAPGAADCHNHHDTLKPLSADSLRGTAEFAALFSERVANAAMFPIARVMPDEMVKKVDKYLLKDKK from the coding sequence ATGACCATCAACGGAAACCGCATGTACAAAAACTTGAAAGAACTCGACTTCGAGCGTCTTTCTACCACCGAGGGCGAGAAGCGCGGACGCGAGATTATCGCCGCCAAAGTGCGCGAACTCGGCCTAGAACCTAAAATCGAGCTTTTCAAAGCCCCGAAGTACGAGATTAAAAAATGCAAGTTTGAAGTTACCGCACCCAAATACGCCGAATATGAGGCGACCGGTTACGGATTCTCGGGCAACGCGGCTAAAGACGGGCTTGAAGCCGAATTCAAGTATGCCGAACTCGGTGAGGATATTGACCTCTTTGACGCCAAGGGCAAGATCGTGCTGCTTTCCAACGGCGCGGGCTACGAGACCTATGAGCGGTTGGTCAAGGCCGGTGTCGTCGGCTTTATCGGCACGTCTGGTACCTATCGTGACCGCCGTTCCGAGACCGATCACGACTTGCGCATGCTGCGTGAAAATCACATTAAGCACGGCCAGATTCCCGGCGTTTGCATCCGTATGGAAGATGCGGTCAAACTGGTTAGCTCCAAGCCCGAAAAGGTCAAGATCACGCTCGAACAGGACGAGGGCGAGGGTGACAGCGGCAACGTGATCGCCGAGATCAAAGGTACCAAATACCCGGACGAAGTGATTACCTATACCGCACATTATGACTCGGTTGTTTTCAGCCACGGTATGTACGACAACGCCGCGGGCAGTGTGATTCTGCTCGAACTGGCGGCGCATTTTATCAAGAATCCGCCGCTGCGCACACTGCGCTTTATCTGGTGTGGTTCCGAGGAGCGCGGTCTGTTGGGCAGCAAGGACTACATCAAGACCCACGAGAGCGAACTCGAAAAAATCCGTCTGTCGATCAACGTCGATCTGGCCGGCCCGGTCATCGGGCGCGACACGGTCACCGTTCTTGCAGAGGAGAAGGTCTGCCATGCAATCGAGTTCATGTATAAAGAGATGGGACGTCCGATGAGCGTGCGCTGGGACACCTATTCCAGTGACTGCATCCCGTTTGCTGACAAAGGCATTCCCGCCATCAACTTTATCCGCTTTGGCGCACCGGGCGCGGCGGACTGCCACAACCATCATGATACGTTGAAGCCGCTTTCCGCCGACTCACTGCGCGGCACGGCAGAATTTGCGGCGTTATTCTCGGAGCGGGTCGCCAACGCCGCGATGTTCCCGATCGCCCGCGTAATGCCCGACGAGATGGTCAAAAAAGTCGACAAGTATCTGTTAAAGGATAAGAAGTAA
- a CDS encoding 4Fe-4S binding protein yields the protein MNIHSKGDTSEMAKVTVNEDRCKGCELCIAACPKGIMKLDQQKLNAKGYHPAHCSDQALCIGCAFCAMTCPDCAITVEK from the coding sequence ATGAATATACATAGCAAAGGAGATACATCGGAAATGGCAAAAGTCACCGTCAATGAAGACCGCTGCAAGGGCTGTGAGCTCTGCATCGCGGCCTGCCCGAAAGGGATTATGAAGCTGGATCAGCAAAAACTCAACGCCAAGGGCTATCACCCCGCGCACTGCAGCGATCAGGCGCTGTGCATCGGGTGTGCGTTCTGCGCAATGACCTGCCCCGACTGCGCAATTACTGTAGAGAAATAA